In one Zobellia galactanivorans genomic region, the following are encoded:
- a CDS encoding alpha/beta fold hydrolase — MKLILKIIKWIGKIFAGLIILILVSGLCFRLFSSKPVPPGKLVNVDGTKLHIRAEGPKNQLPTIILESGAGNDTDVFHWVAEGLKKSLRVVRYDREGKWFSEPSKDSITSEFYARQLHKLLEKNGEKPPYILAGHSMGGPYNRIFRDLYPNEIKAMVFIDSSHPEQWKRLAENGLFEENQISLIKTLAVLSDMGLMGVYNSLRSRKSIDEDLPKDCQNRKHNLTSYSGKVYRRYLKENRINNDILLRASQSSRLDSLPVLVFTAKEQYGDSQIWYEMQKELKELSTKGKQFYMDANHGSIITKKENAEIINKEILLIAETN, encoded by the coding sequence ATGAAATTAATACTAAAAATAATAAAATGGATTGGTAAAATTTTTGCTGGACTTATAATTCTAATATTGGTATCTGGATTATGTTTCCGACTATTTAGTTCAAAACCAGTTCCTCCAGGAAAATTAGTTAATGTTGATGGAACTAAACTTCACATAAGAGCAGAAGGTCCAAAAAATCAATTACCAACTATTATCCTTGAATCAGGTGCAGGAAATGATACAGATGTATTTCATTGGGTTGCTGAGGGATTGAAAAAAAGTTTGAGAGTTGTTCGTTATGACAGGGAAGGAAAATGGTTTAGCGAGCCAAGTAAAGACAGTATTACATCAGAATTTTATGCTCGCCAATTACATAAATTACTAGAAAAGAATGGTGAAAAACCACCCTATATATTAGCAGGTCACTCTATGGGTGGTCCTTATAATCGAATATTCAGAGACCTATATCCAAATGAAATAAAAGCAATGGTCTTTATAGACTCAAGTCATCCAGAACAATGGAAACGATTAGCCGAAAATGGGTTATTTGAAGAAAATCAAATTAGTTTAATAAAAACTCTTGCAGTCCTTTCCGATATGGGACTAATGGGAGTTTATAATTCATTAAGAAGCCGAAAATCTATAGATGAGGATTTACCAAAAGATTGCCAGAATCGTAAACACAATCTTACTTCTTATTCTGGAAAAGTTTATCGTAGATATCTAAAGGAAAATCGTATAAATAATGATATTCTTTTACGGGCTAGTCAATCAAGTCGTTTGGATTCATTACCTGTTTTAGTTTTTACAGCAAAAGAACAATACGGAGATTCTCAAATATGGTACGAAATGCAAAAAGAACTGAAAGAACTATCTACTAAAGGAAAACAGTTTTATATGGATGCAAATCACGGTTCTATAATTACAAAAAAGGAAAATGCTGAAATAATCAATAAAGAAATATTATTAATAGCTGAAAC